From one Nocardioides sp. Kera G14 genomic stretch:
- the pgsA gene encoding CDP-diacylglycerol--glycerol-3-phosphate 3-phosphatidyltransferase, with protein MKHLPNLLTALRIVLVPFYGWALLAEGGDNGWLRFLAWGIFFVAMVTDKVDGDLARKYNVISSFGKIADPIADKLLTGMAFIGLSILGDIWWWVTIVVLVREWLITFVRMAVVSKIVLAADQLGKWKTTAQGFALGGLTLPLRDPDATSFWHGVGELFFYFFEAFLVVAVVLTFISGFQFFADLWRKRADLRAA; from the coding sequence GTGAAGCACCTGCCCAACCTGCTGACGGCACTCCGGATCGTCCTCGTCCCGTTCTACGGCTGGGCACTGCTCGCCGAGGGCGGCGACAACGGGTGGCTGCGGTTCCTCGCCTGGGGCATCTTCTTCGTGGCCATGGTGACCGACAAGGTCGACGGCGACCTGGCCCGCAAGTACAACGTGATCAGCAGCTTCGGCAAGATCGCCGACCCGATCGCCGACAAGCTCCTCACCGGCATGGCCTTCATCGGCCTGTCGATCCTCGGCGACATCTGGTGGTGGGTGACCATCGTGGTCCTCGTGCGCGAATGGCTCATCACCTTCGTCCGCATGGCCGTCGTGTCCAAGATCGTGCTTGCCGCCGACCAGCTCGGCAAGTGGAAGACCACCGCGCAGGGCTTCGCCCTCGGTGGCCTCACGCTGCCGCTGCGTGATCCCGACGCCACCTCCTTCTGGCACGGCGTGGGCGAGCTCTTCTTCTACTTCTTCGAGGCCTTCCTCGTCGTGGCCGTCGTCCTCACCTTCATCTCCGGCTTCCAGTTCTTCGCCGATCTCTGGCGCAAACGGGCCGACCTCCGCGCCGCCTGA
- a CDS encoding CinA family protein produces the protein MTSADHVHQVLKDAEATVATAESLTGGQLASQLTNVPGSSQTYGGGAVTYWTSLKIALLGVPEALVQEYGVVSAECAESMATGVRDVAGTTYGLATTGVAGPDEQEGKPVGTVFVGVAGPSGARSIQLNLDGERADIQAQTCAAALELLADEVSVRE, from the coding sequence ATGACCTCCGCAGACCATGTCCACCAGGTGTTGAAGGACGCGGAGGCCACCGTGGCCACCGCGGAGTCCCTCACCGGCGGCCAGCTCGCCTCGCAGCTGACCAACGTCCCCGGCTCCTCGCAGACGTACGGCGGCGGGGCGGTGACCTACTGGACCTCGCTCAAGATCGCGCTGCTCGGCGTGCCCGAGGCGCTGGTGCAGGAGTACGGCGTCGTCTCCGCCGAGTGTGCCGAGTCGATGGCCACGGGGGTCCGGGACGTGGCCGGGACGACGTACGGACTGGCGACGACGGGCGTGGCCGGGCCCGACGAGCAGGAGGGCAAGCCGGTCGGCACCGTGTTCGTCGGCGTCGCGGGGCCCTCAGGTGCCCGGTCGATCCAGCTCAACCTGGACGGGGAGCGTGCCGATATCCAGGCACAGACGTGTGCAGCCGCGCTCGAGCTGCTCGCCGACGAGGTGTCGGTGAGGGAATAA
- a CDS encoding helix-turn-helix domain-containing protein: MVLFRRMLGDVLRAQRMQRGMTLRELSGEARVSLGYISEIERGQKEASSELLASLCTALDLPLSAVLREVSEAVAVEEIATTSDVVASAA, encoded by the coding sequence ATGGTGCTGTTCCGCCGCATGCTGGGTGACGTCCTCCGGGCCCAGAGGATGCAGCGAGGCATGACGCTCCGCGAGCTGTCCGGAGAGGCGAGGGTCTCCCTCGGTTACATCTCCGAGATCGAGCGCGGCCAGAAGGAGGCCTCCTCCGAGCTGCTCGCCTCACTCTGCACGGCCCTCGACCTGCCGCTCTCCGCGGTGCTGCGTGAGGTCTCCGAGGCCGTCGCCGTCGAAGAGATCGCCACCACGTCCGACGTGGTCGCCTCCGCCGCCTGA
- a CDS encoding DUF3046 domain-containing protein, giving the protein MRHTEFWARLESAVGAGYYEVWADQYVMSELGGLTARQALEAGYTPKEVWAAVWRALDLPATLR; this is encoded by the coding sequence GTGCGTCATACGGAGTTCTGGGCACGGCTCGAGTCCGCTGTCGGTGCGGGCTACTACGAGGTCTGGGCCGACCAGTACGTGATGTCCGAGCTCGGCGGCCTCACCGCCCGGCAGGCGCTCGAGGCGGGGTACACGCCGAAGGAGGTGTGGGCCGCCGTCTGGCGTGCCCTCGACCTGCCCGCGACACTCCGATGA
- the recA gene encoding recombinase RecA has translation MAGGDREKALDAALANIEKQFGKGSIMRLGDDTRAPLEVIPTGSIALDVALGIGGLPRGRVVEIYGPESSGKTTVALHSVASAQKAGGLVAFIDAEHALDPEYAKALGVDTDALLVSQPDSGEQALEIADMLIRSGALSLIVIDSVAALVPRAEIEGEMGDSHVGLQARLMSQALRKMTGALNNSGTTAIFINQLREKIGVMFGSPETTTGGRALKFYSSVRLDVRRIETLKDGTDMVGNRTRVKVVKNKVAPPFKQAEFDIMYGKGISKEGSLIDVGVEAGLIRKAGAWFTYEGDQLGQGKENARNFLKDNPDLAAEIERKILEKLGVTGDVDVPDDLSELSDEPIGVDDF, from the coding sequence ATGGCTGGTGGAGACCGCGAGAAGGCGCTGGACGCCGCGCTCGCCAACATTGAGAAGCAGTTCGGCAAGGGCTCGATCATGCGGCTGGGTGACGACACCCGCGCGCCGCTCGAGGTCATCCCCACCGGCTCGATCGCGCTGGACGTGGCGCTCGGCATCGGTGGACTCCCGCGCGGTCGCGTTGTCGAGATCTACGGCCCCGAGTCCAGCGGTAAGACCACGGTCGCGCTGCACTCCGTCGCCAGCGCGCAGAAGGCCGGCGGTCTCGTCGCCTTCATCGACGCCGAGCACGCGCTCGACCCGGAGTACGCGAAGGCGCTGGGTGTCGACACCGACGCCCTCCTCGTCAGCCAGCCCGACTCCGGTGAGCAGGCCCTCGAGATCGCCGACATGCTGATCCGCTCCGGCGCACTCTCCCTCATCGTCATCGACTCCGTCGCCGCGCTCGTGCCCCGCGCCGAGATCGAGGGCGAGATGGGTGACTCCCACGTCGGCCTCCAGGCCCGTCTCATGAGCCAGGCGCTGCGCAAGATGACCGGTGCGCTCAACAACTCCGGCACCACCGCGATCTTCATCAACCAGCTCCGCGAGAAGATCGGCGTCATGTTCGGCTCGCCCGAGACCACCACCGGTGGCCGCGCGCTGAAGTTCTACTCCTCGGTCCGTCTCGACGTCCGCCGCATCGAGACCCTCAAGGACGGCACCGACATGGTCGGCAACCGCACCCGGGTCAAGGTCGTCAAGAACAAGGTGGCCCCGCCGTTCAAGCAGGCCGAGTTCGACATCATGTACGGCAAGGGCATCTCCAAGGAGGGCTCGCTGATCGACGTCGGCGTCGAGGCCGGCCTGATCCGCAAGGCCGGTGCCTGGTTCACCTATGAGGGCGACCAGCTCGGCCAGGGCAAGGAGAACGCCCGCAACTTCCTCAAGGACAACCCCGACCTCGCTGCCGAGATCGAGCGGAAGATCCTCGAGAAGCTCGGTGTCACCGGCGACGTCGACGTCCCCGACGACCTCTCCGAATTGAGCGATGAGCCGATCGGTGTCGACGACTTCTGA
- a CDS encoding regulatory protein RecX, translated as MSTTSESPWSGDVRLGREAWVGSTPPDPQLPAEADPESVARTILLDQLTGRARSRKELADKLASKNVPGEIAVRLLDRFEEVGLVDDASFARMWAEGRQSGKKLARRAIAQELRRKGVDDEVAKEALDELDPDAEEQAARDLVQRKLRSMSRLDDVVKTRRLLGMLARKGYPSGLAMSVIREALGGSLDSDA; from the coding sequence GTGTCGACGACTTCTGAGTCGCCCTGGTCGGGTGACGTCCGCCTCGGGCGGGAAGCGTGGGTGGGGTCCACACCTCCAGACCCGCAGCTTCCCGCCGAGGCGGATCCCGAGTCCGTCGCTCGGACCATCCTGCTGGACCAGTTGACCGGGCGGGCTCGCAGCCGCAAGGAGCTGGCCGACAAGCTCGCCTCCAAGAACGTGCCGGGGGAGATCGCGGTGCGGCTGCTCGACCGGTTCGAGGAGGTCGGGCTGGTCGACGATGCCTCCTTCGCCCGGATGTGGGCCGAGGGCCGGCAGTCGGGCAAGAAGCTGGCTCGGCGGGCGATCGCCCAAGAGCTGCGACGCAAGGGCGTGGACGACGAGGTCGCCAAGGAGGCGCTCGACGAGCTCGACCCCGACGCCGAGGAACAGGCCGCCCGCGACCTCGTGCAGCGGAAGCTGCGGTCGATGTCGCGGCTCGACGACGTGGTGAAGACCCGGCGTCTGCTGGGGATGCTCGCCCGCAAGGGATACCCCTCCGGGCTCGCCATGTCGGTGATCCGCGAGGCACTGGGCGGGTCACTAGACTCCGACGCGTGA
- a CDS encoding phosphoribosyltransferase, translated as MSETPERTPEREVLTYELFGTAVREIAQQVVDSGYEAEIVLAIARGGLGLGMGLGYALDVKNLSAVNVEFYTGVGETLDVPIMLPPTPQAVDLTGMKVLITDDVADTGKTLEVVHAFLEDHVAEVRTAVVYEKPWTVIHPDYVWKRTEAWIDFPWSSTPPLVNRHGGLAH; from the coding sequence GTGAGCGAGACACCCGAGCGCACCCCGGAGCGCGAAGTCCTGACCTACGAGCTCTTCGGCACCGCGGTGCGCGAGATCGCGCAGCAGGTCGTCGACTCCGGGTACGAGGCCGAAATCGTCCTCGCCATCGCCCGGGGCGGGCTCGGTCTCGGGATGGGCCTGGGCTACGCGCTCGATGTGAAGAACCTCTCCGCGGTCAACGTCGAGTTCTACACCGGTGTGGGCGAGACGCTCGACGTCCCGATCATGCTCCCGCCGACGCCGCAGGCGGTCGACCTCACCGGCATGAAGGTGCTCATCACCGACGACGTCGCCGACACCGGCAAGACGCTCGAGGTCGTGCACGCGTTCCTCGAGGACCACGTCGCGGAGGTGCGCACGGCGGTCGTCTATGAGAAGCCGTGGACGGTGATCCACCCGGACTACGTCTGGAAGCGGACCGAGGCGTGGATCGACTTCCCGTGGTCCTCGACGCCGCCGCTCGTCAACCGCCACGGTGGACTGGCGCACTGA
- a CDS encoding PPK2 family polyphosphate kinase translates to MGLADALRVPPGPVDLSEWDPAATPAVKGGRKEAEGELFSMADELLELQTKLLASKEGDSPRGLLLVLQGMDTSGKGGVLKHSVGLMDPVGLKVTSFKAPTEEERSHDFLWRVESAVPPAGFVGFFDRSHYEDVLIQKVRSFAPAEEIERRYGAINDFEKRLVDQGIVVLKCMLHISPEAQKERLLERLEDPTKHWKYNPGDVDERQLWAEYTKAYEIALERCNTEPAPWFIVPSDKKWYRNLAIAKLLRDHLAALDLDWTTPSGLDIAAEKARLAADTITSESVQ, encoded by the coding sequence ATGGGCCTCGCCGACGCACTCCGGGTACCGCCAGGGCCCGTGGACCTCTCGGAGTGGGATCCCGCCGCGACACCGGCCGTCAAGGGCGGTCGCAAGGAGGCCGAGGGTGAGCTCTTCAGCATGGCCGACGAGCTGCTCGAGCTCCAGACGAAGCTGCTCGCCAGCAAGGAGGGTGACTCGCCGCGGGGCCTCCTCCTGGTCCTGCAGGGCATGGACACCTCGGGCAAGGGAGGCGTGCTCAAGCACAGCGTCGGGCTGATGGACCCCGTCGGCCTCAAGGTCACCTCGTTCAAGGCGCCCACCGAGGAGGAACGCAGCCACGACTTCCTCTGGCGCGTCGAGAGCGCAGTCCCGCCTGCGGGGTTCGTGGGCTTCTTCGACCGCTCCCACTATGAGGACGTGCTGATCCAGAAGGTCCGCTCGTTCGCCCCGGCTGAGGAGATCGAGCGCCGCTACGGCGCGATCAACGACTTCGAGAAGCGCCTCGTCGACCAAGGGATCGTCGTGCTCAAGTGCATGTTGCACATCTCGCCGGAGGCACAGAAGGAGCGGCTGCTCGAGCGGCTCGAGGACCCCACGAAGCACTGGAAGTACAACCCCGGCGACGTCGACGAGCGCCAGCTCTGGGCCGAATACACCAAGGCGTACGAGATCGCCCTCGAGCGCTGCAACACCGAGCCTGCGCCGTGGTTCATCGTGCCGAGCGACAAGAAGTGGTACCGGAACCTCGCCATCGCCAAGCTGTTGCGTGATCACCTGGCGGCCCTCGACCTCGACTGGACCACGCCGTCGGGGCTGGACATCGCCGCGGAGAAGGCGCGTCTCGCCGCCGACACCATCACCTCAGAGTCGGTGCAGTGA
- a CDS encoding HipA family kinase, which produces MTLPVVRVTRYVTPLREGGSLPGIVEGDDLGTWVCKFRGAGQGLRVLVAEVIVAGLARALDIATPDQCVLDLDPAIARYEADEEVQDLLNVSAGHNLGIDFLPGSFGFDASTEVEAELAGRILWLDALTANVDRSWRNPNMLVWNGAVHVIDHGASLYFHHSWPGGAGDPQRFARQAYDTSEHILQGSADLAQAQDAELAARLTDDVLAAVVGDVPDEWVDDYEWATGPAEVKARYVAFLRARLDGVDGSRPWVPTL; this is translated from the coding sequence GTGACGCTGCCGGTCGTCCGCGTGACGCGCTACGTCACGCCGCTGCGCGAGGGCGGCAGCCTCCCCGGCATCGTCGAGGGTGACGACCTCGGCACGTGGGTCTGCAAGTTCCGCGGCGCCGGTCAGGGTCTGCGGGTGCTGGTCGCCGAGGTGATCGTGGCCGGACTGGCCCGAGCGCTCGACATCGCGACGCCTGACCAGTGCGTCCTCGACCTCGACCCCGCGATCGCGCGCTACGAGGCCGACGAGGAGGTTCAGGATCTGCTCAACGTCAGCGCCGGCCACAACCTCGGCATCGACTTCCTACCGGGCTCCTTCGGTTTCGACGCCAGCACCGAGGTCGAGGCCGAGCTCGCCGGCCGGATCCTGTGGCTCGACGCCCTCACGGCCAACGTCGACCGCAGTTGGCGCAACCCGAACATGCTCGTCTGGAACGGTGCCGTCCACGTGATCGACCACGGTGCCAGCCTCTACTTCCACCACTCCTGGCCGGGCGGCGCCGGAGACCCACAGCGCTTCGCCCGTCAGGCCTACGACACCTCCGAGCACATCCTGCAGGGCTCGGCCGATCTCGCGCAGGCGCAGGACGCGGAGCTCGCGGCGCGGCTCACCGACGACGTGCTGGCCGCGGTCGTCGGCGACGTACCGGATGAATGGGTGGACGACTACGAGTGGGCCACCGGCCCGGCTGAGGTGAAGGCCCGCTACGTCGCCTTCCTCCGGGCGCGGCTCGACGGCGTCGACGGGTCCCGCCCCTGGGTGCCGACGCTGTGA
- a CDS encoding DUF3037 domain-containing protein yields MNPYQYVVLRCVPRVEREEFVNVGVVLYCPEEEFLASASRLNAGRIQTLAPGLDLDRVEAALESIALICAGTAHAQFGAGMRATAYGERALNDNQSARFGLLKAPRSTVLQPGPVHGGMTSSAAAELQRLLDALVG; encoded by the coding sequence GTGAACCCCTATCAGTACGTCGTCCTCCGCTGCGTTCCCCGCGTCGAGCGCGAGGAGTTCGTCAACGTCGGGGTCGTCCTCTACTGCCCCGAGGAGGAGTTCCTCGCCTCCGCCTCGCGGCTGAACGCCGGTCGGATCCAGACGCTGGCCCCCGGCCTGGACCTCGACCGGGTCGAGGCGGCACTGGAGTCGATCGCGTTGATCTGCGCCGGGACGGCCCATGCGCAGTTCGGCGCCGGCATGCGGGCGACGGCGTACGGCGAGCGGGCACTCAACGACAACCAGAGCGCCCGCTTCGGCCTGCTCAAGGCGCCCCGCAGCACCGTCCTGCAGCCCGGCCCGGTCCACGGAGGCATGACCTCCTCCGCCGCCGCCGAACTGCAGCGGCTGCTGGACGCGCTGGTCGGTTAG
- a CDS encoding sirohydrochlorin chelatase, which translates to MSAPALITLAHGSRDPRHAATITALTDEVRRMRPDLRIAEAFLELSSPSFDSVVDALVAEGHREIVVVPLLLSEAYHAKVDVPSVVAAAAERHDDVAIRAAGILGLESTLLGILDERLREALRAARVRELDALVLAAAGSSDFLANQAVARLARLWGTHHRLPVVAAYASSTPPATGEAVRAFRAEGRRHIAVASLFLAPGWLPDRAAELALEAGAVAVSDPLGAHPELARTILARYAVGSLELVPV; encoded by the coding sequence ATGAGTGCGCCGGCACTGATCACCCTCGCCCACGGTTCGCGCGATCCGCGACACGCGGCCACCATCACCGCCCTGACCGACGAGGTGCGTCGGATGCGGCCCGACCTGCGGATCGCCGAGGCGTTCCTGGAGCTGTCGTCGCCGTCCTTCGACTCGGTCGTCGACGCGCTGGTCGCCGAGGGGCACCGCGAGATCGTGGTCGTCCCGCTGCTGCTCAGCGAGGCCTATCACGCGAAGGTCGACGTACCGTCGGTCGTCGCCGCCGCCGCGGAGCGTCATGACGACGTCGCCATCCGGGCGGCCGGGATCCTCGGCCTCGAGTCCACCCTGCTCGGGATCCTCGACGAGCGGCTCCGCGAGGCGCTGCGCGCGGCGCGGGTGCGGGAGCTCGACGCGCTCGTGCTTGCCGCGGCCGGCTCGTCAGACTTCCTCGCCAACCAGGCGGTCGCCCGCCTCGCCCGTCTCTGGGGCACGCACCACCGACTCCCGGTCGTCGCGGCCTACGCGTCCTCGACTCCCCCGGCCACCGGTGAGGCCGTCCGGGCGTTCCGCGCCGAGGGACGTCGCCACATCGCCGTGGCGTCGCTCTTCCTCGCCCCCGGCTGGCTGCCGGACCGGGCCGCGGAGCTCGCGCTCGAGGCCGGCGCCGTGGCGGTGTCCGATCCGCTCGGTGCCCACCCGGAGCTCGCCCGCACGATCCTTGCGCGCTACGCCGTGGGCTCGCTCGAGCTCGTCCCCGTCTAA
- a CDS encoding phosphoadenylyl-sulfate reductase, translating into MSTVATAAARAFKGSHTEGRSSEELREIVSHWGAELELAPAETIIEWAAATFGERFCLTSSMGDGLLAHLAAKVVPGIDVVFLDTGYHFVETIGTRDAVAATSDVNLITITPVQSVAEQDATYGKDLFRTDPDLCCKLRKVEPLANSLDGYDAWATGLRRAETRNRVIAPVIGWDAKRGKVKVSPIARWSDEQVERYMAENGVLVNPLVYDGYPSIGCAPCTRRVAPGDDPRSGRWAGTGKTECGIHS; encoded by the coding sequence ATGAGCACGGTGGCCACTGCGGCTGCCCGCGCCTTCAAGGGATCCCACACCGAGGGCCGCAGCTCCGAGGAGCTCCGCGAGATCGTCTCGCACTGGGGTGCCGAGCTGGAGCTCGCGCCCGCCGAGACGATCATCGAGTGGGCCGCGGCGACGTTCGGTGAGCGCTTCTGCCTCACGTCCTCGATGGGCGACGGGCTGCTGGCCCACCTCGCGGCCAAGGTCGTGCCGGGGATCGACGTCGTCTTCCTCGACACCGGCTACCACTTCGTCGAGACGATCGGGACGCGTGACGCGGTCGCGGCGACCTCCGACGTCAACCTGATCACCATCACGCCGGTCCAGAGCGTGGCCGAGCAGGACGCGACGTACGGCAAGGACCTCTTCCGCACGGACCCCGACCTGTGCTGCAAGCTGCGCAAGGTGGAGCCGCTGGCGAACTCGCTGGACGGGTACGACGCCTGGGCGACCGGCCTGCGTCGCGCGGAGACCCGCAACCGGGTGATCGCGCCCGTCATCGGCTGGGACGCCAAGCGGGGCAAGGTCAAGGTCTCCCCCATCGCGCGGTGGTCCGACGAGCAGGTCGAGCGTTACATGGCGGAGAACGGTGTGCTCGTGAACCCGCTCGTCTACGACGGCTACCCCTCCATCGGATGCGCCCCGTGCACCCGCCGCGTCGCTCCGGGCGATGACCCGCGCAGCGGCCGCTGGGCCGGCACCGGCAAGACAGAATGCGGGATCCACTCATGA
- a CDS encoding nitrite/sulfite reductase, translated as MPDLRFKPAAPQKTDVPRPKRGEGQWAFGYTEPLNKNEQSKKDDDPLNVRDRILYTYSKRGFDSIDPADLRGRFRWMGLYTQRKPGIDGGKTATLEEEELDDRYFMMRVRTDGQLLSHRAVRALGTIGQDFGRDTADVTDRENIQYHWIEIENVPEIWSRLEDAGLSTLEACGDSPRPFLGSPVAGVAVDEIIDGTWALDEIKRRYIGDPKFSNFPRKFKTALTGHPSHDVSPETNDVAFVGTIHPEFGPGFDVWVGGGLSTNPHLTEKLGVWIPLEAVPDVWEGVAGIFRDYGYRRLRSKARLKFLVADWGGPKFREVLENEYLGYLLEDNPSPVSPIGHRDHIGVHPQKDGNVYVGVAPTVGRVSGTLLVQLADLIEKYGASGARLTPYQKIVILGVDPLRAPDLVDELDVIGLSARPSTWRRNTMACTGIEFCKLAIVDTKQRSHDLIDELERRFPDLDLGDQGITVNVNGCPNACARTQVADIGLKGQLVTDENGEQVEGFQVHLGGATGLQANFGRKLRQHKVTSAGLDDYISSLVSNYLEDREQGESFTTWVARADEELVR; from the coding sequence GTGCCCGACCTGCGTTTCAAGCCCGCCGCCCCTCAGAAGACGGATGTCCCGCGCCCCAAGCGCGGCGAGGGGCAATGGGCCTTCGGATACACCGAGCCACTCAACAAGAACGAGCAGTCCAAGAAGGACGACGACCCGCTCAACGTGCGGGACCGGATCCTCTACACGTACTCCAAGCGCGGCTTCGACTCCATCGACCCTGCCGACCTCCGCGGCCGCTTCCGCTGGATGGGCCTCTACACCCAGCGCAAGCCCGGCATCGACGGCGGCAAGACGGCCACGCTGGAGGAGGAGGAGCTGGACGACCGCTACTTCATGATGCGCGTCCGGACCGACGGCCAACTCCTGAGCCACCGTGCCGTCCGCGCCCTCGGCACGATCGGCCAGGACTTCGGCCGCGACACCGCCGACGTCACCGACCGCGAGAACATCCAGTACCACTGGATCGAGATCGAGAACGTCCCGGAGATCTGGTCGCGCCTCGAGGACGCCGGCCTCTCGACCCTCGAGGCCTGCGGCGACAGCCCCCGCCCGTTCCTCGGCTCCCCCGTCGCCGGCGTCGCCGTCGACGAGATCATCGACGGCACCTGGGCGCTCGACGAGATCAAGCGGCGCTACATCGGGGACCCGAAGTTCTCGAACTTCCCCCGCAAGTTCAAGACGGCGCTCACCGGCCACCCGTCGCACGACGTCTCGCCGGAGACCAACGACGTCGCCTTCGTCGGCACGATCCACCCCGAGTTCGGCCCCGGCTTCGACGTCTGGGTCGGCGGCGGCCTCTCGACCAACCCGCACCTCACCGAGAAGCTCGGCGTCTGGATCCCGCTCGAGGCCGTCCCCGACGTCTGGGAGGGCGTCGCGGGCATCTTCCGCGACTACGGCTACCGCCGGCTGCGCTCCAAGGCGCGCCTGAAGTTTCTCGTCGCCGACTGGGGCGGCCCGAAGTTCCGCGAGGTCTTGGAGAACGAGTACCTCGGCTACCTGCTCGAGGACAACCCCTCGCCCGTCAGCCCGATCGGTCACCGCGACCACATCGGCGTCCACCCGCAGAAGGACGGCAACGTGTACGTCGGCGTCGCGCCGACCGTCGGCCGGGTCTCGGGCACGCTGCTGGTCCAGCTGGCCGACCTGATCGAGAAGTACGGCGCGTCGGGCGCCCGCCTGACGCCGTACCAGAAGATCGTGATCCTCGGTGTCGACCCGCTCCGCGCGCCCGACCTCGTCGACGAGCTCGACGTCATCGGCCTCTCGGCCCGGCCCTCGACCTGGCGACGCAACACGATGGCCTGCACGGGCATCGAGTTCTGCAAGCTCGCGATCGTCGACACCAAGCAGCGCAGCCACGACCTGATCGACGAATTGGAACGGCGCTTCCCCGACCTCGACCTGGGCGATCAGGGGATCACCGTCAACGTCAACGGTTGCCCCAATGCCTGCGCCCGCACTCAGGTCGCCGACATCGGCCTCAAGGGTCAGCTCGTCACCGACGAGAACGGCGAGCAGGTCGAGGGCTTCCAGGTGCACCTCGGCGGCGCCACCGGCCTTCAGGCCAACTTCGGCCGCAAGCTGCGCCAGCACAAGGTGACGAGTGCCGGCCTGGACGACTACATCAGCTCGCTTGTCTCGAACTACCTCGAGGACCGCGAGCAGGGCGAGAGCTTCACGACGTGGGTCGCCCGAGCAGATGAGGAGTTGGTCAGATGA
- a CDS encoding glycine hydroxymethyltransferase has product MWMHYGCAVTSLVSSAYQQALEVIASVEPRVAEATRQELADQRASLKLIASENYASPAVLLTMGTWFSDKYAEGTVGHRFYAGCQNVDTVESLAAEHAKELFGAEYAYVQPHSGIDANLTAYWAILAHRVEGPWLENAGVKNMNELTEADWEKLRHELGNQRLLGMSLDAGGHLTHGFRPNISGKMFHQNQYGTDPETGLLDYDALRAKAREFKPLILVAGYSAYPRRVNFATMREIADEVGATLMVDMAHFAGLVAGKVFQGDEDPVPHAHVVTSTSHKSLRGPRGGFILATEEYAPSVDRGCPMVLGGPLSHVMAAKAVAFAEAKQDSFRTYAQNIADNAQALAEGFKKRGIKLVTDGTDNHIVLLDVSGLGITGRQAESALLDSGVVTNRNSVPSDPNGAWYTSGVRLGTPALTTRGLGEDDFDYVAELITNVLKNTTPGTTAAGAASKASYALADGVAEKTKAAAAELMDKFPLYPGLDLS; this is encoded by the coding sequence ATGTGGATGCACTACGGTTGCGCCGTGACTTCTCTCGTTTCCTCCGCGTACCAGCAGGCTCTCGAGGTCATCGCCTCGGTCGAGCCCCGAGTGGCCGAAGCCACCCGCCAGGAGCTCGCCGACCAGCGTGCCTCGCTCAAGCTGATCGCGTCGGAGAACTACGCCTCGCCGGCCGTCCTGCTCACCATGGGCACCTGGTTCTCCGACAAGTACGCCGAGGGCACGGTCGGACACCGCTTCTACGCCGGTTGCCAGAACGTCGACACGGTGGAGTCGCTCGCCGCCGAGCACGCGAAGGAGCTCTTCGGCGCCGAGTACGCCTACGTCCAGCCGCACTCGGGCATCGACGCCAACCTCACGGCCTACTGGGCGATCCTCGCCCACCGCGTCGAGGGTCCTTGGCTCGAGAACGCCGGCGTGAAGAACATGAACGAGCTCACCGAGGCCGACTGGGAGAAGCTCCGCCACGAGCTCGGCAACCAGCGCCTCCTCGGCATGAGCCTGGACGCCGGCGGTCACCTGACCCACGGCTTCCGGCCGAACATCTCCGGCAAGATGTTCCACCAGAACCAGTACGGCACCGACCCCGAGACCGGTCTCCTCGACTACGACGCACTCCGCGCGAAGGCGCGCGAGTTCAAGCCGCTCATCCTCGTCGCCGGCTACTCGGCCTACCCGCGACGGGTGAACTTCGCGACGATGCGCGAGATCGCCGACGAGGTCGGCGCCACCCTCATGGTCGACATGGCCCACTTCGCAGGGCTCGTGGCCGGCAAGGTGTTCCAGGGCGACGAGGACCCGGTCCCGCATGCGCACGTCGTCACCTCGACGAGCCACAAGAGCCTGCGGGGCCCGCGCGGCGGCTTCATCCTCGCCACCGAGGAGTACGCCCCGTCGGTCGACCGCGGCTGCCCGATGGTCCTCGGCGGCCCGCTCTCGCACGTGATGGCGGCCAAGGCCGTCGCCTTCGCCGAGGCGAAGCAGGACTCCTTCAGGACCTACGCCCAGAACATCGCCGACAACGCCCAGGCGCTGGCCGAGGGCTTCAAGAAGCGTGGCATCAAGCTCGTCACCGACGGCACCGACAACCACATCGTGCTGCTCGACGTCTCCGGCCTCGGCATCACCGGCCGCCAGGCCGAGTCGGCGCTGCTCGACTCCGGGGTCGTCACCAACCGCAACTCGGTCCCGTCCGACCCGAACGGCGCCTGGTACACCTCCGGCGTCCGCCTCGGCACGCCGGCGCTGACCACCCGCGGCCTCGGTGAGGACGACTTCGACTACGTGGCCGAGCTGATCACGAACGTCCTCAAGAACACGACGCCGGGCACCACGGCGGCGGGGGCGGCCTCCAAGGCGTCGTACGCCCTCGCCGACGGCGTCGCGGAGAAGACCAAGGCCGCGGCCGCCGAGCTGATGGACAAGTTCCCGCTGTACCCGGGTTTGGACCTGTCCTGA